The following proteins are encoded in a genomic region of Deltaproteobacteria bacterium:
- a CDS encoding P-II family nitrogen regulator, with protein sequence ELDVTLLKKVRLEFAVNEPYVQKTSDAIIKGARTEQIGDGKIFVLDLPRVIRIRTLEEGEAAIG encoded by the coding sequence CTGAGCTTGATGTGACGCTTCTTAAAAAGGTTAGGTTGGAGTTTGCCGTGAATGAGCCCTACGTTCAGAAGACCAGTGACGCCATCATTAAAGGTGCTCGAACAGAGCAAATTGGTGATGGGAAAATCTTTGTGCTCGATTTGCCAAGGGTTATCCGAATCCGGACCTTGGAAGAGGGCGAGGCGGCTATCGGCTAA